The Burkholderia ambifaria AMMD genome has a segment encoding these proteins:
- a CDS encoding TetR/AcrR family transcriptional regulator, whose amino-acid sequence MNTHDDLSGEPAVRDRLLDAAEALIYSGGIHATGVDAIVKRSGAARKSFYSHFESKEALVVAALERRDERWMRWFVDATLSRGKSPRAHLLGMFDALRDWFAQPDFHGCAFLNASGEIADADDPVRVVARMHKARLLAFVRERFDAYADDAGVERRGLARLARQWLVLIDGAIGVALVSGDVTAARDARATAELLLDTVSRAAK is encoded by the coding sequence GAACACACATGATGACCTCTCCGGCGAACCGGCCGTTCGCGACCGGCTGCTCGACGCGGCCGAAGCGCTGATCTACTCGGGCGGCATCCACGCCACGGGTGTCGATGCGATCGTGAAGCGGTCCGGCGCCGCGCGAAAGAGCTTTTATTCGCATTTCGAATCGAAGGAGGCGCTGGTCGTCGCCGCGCTCGAGCGCCGTGACGAACGCTGGATGCGCTGGTTCGTCGATGCAACGCTCTCGCGCGGCAAGTCGCCGCGCGCGCACTTGCTCGGCATGTTCGATGCGCTGCGCGACTGGTTTGCGCAACCTGATTTTCACGGCTGCGCGTTCCTGAACGCATCCGGCGAGATTGCCGACGCCGACGATCCCGTGCGCGTCGTCGCGCGTATGCACAAGGCGCGTCTGTTGGCGTTCGTGCGCGAGCGGTTCGACGCGTATGCCGACGACGCCGGGGTCGAGCGTCGCGGGCTGGCCCGTCTCGCGCGTCAATGGCTGGTGCTGATCGACGGCGCGATCGGCGTGGCGCTCGTCAGCGGCGATGTAACCGCCGCGCGCGATGCGCGCGCAACGGCAGAACTCTTGCTCGATACGGTGTCTCGAGCGGCGAAGTAG